One Vibrio gallaecicus genomic region harbors:
- the sufB gene encoding Fe-S cluster assembly protein SufB, which produces MCAVEMQPEVEEILQTSGYKEGFYTELSSDTLSTGLNEQVIRAISAKREEPSWMLDFRLDAFRKWQKMEEPHWLKAKYPDLDYQSYSYYSAPSCSKCDSETAKDGSNEYLTSEVEEAFEQLGVPVREGAEVAVDAIFDSVSVTTTYQDELKKQGIIFCSFSEAIHAYPELVRQYLGSVVPAEDNFFAALNAAVASDGTFVYIPKGVRCPRELSTYFRINQAKTGQFERTILVADEDSYVSYIEGCSAPMRDTYQLHAAVVEVIIHKRAEVKYSTVQNWFSGDEESEGGILNFVTKRAVCEGEYSKMSWTQSETGSAITWKYPSVILKGDHSVGEFFSVALTNGIQQADTGTKMIHIGKNTRSTIISKGISAGKSENSYRGLVKVLPTAEGARNFTQCDSMLIGTQCGAHTFPYVEVKNPTAQVEHEATTSRIGEDQLFYCVQRGISEDDAISMIVNGFCKDVFSELPLEFAVEAQKLLSISLEHSVG; this is translated from the coding sequence ATGTGTGCGGTTGAAATGCAGCCAGAAGTCGAAGAAATACTGCAAACCAGCGGTTATAAGGAAGGTTTTTACACGGAATTATCTTCTGATACTTTGTCGACAGGGCTTAATGAACAAGTGATCCGTGCGATTTCCGCGAAACGAGAAGAACCAAGTTGGATGCTGGACTTTCGTTTAGATGCTTTTCGTAAGTGGCAAAAAATGGAAGAGCCCCATTGGTTAAAAGCGAAATATCCTGACCTCGATTATCAAAGTTACAGCTACTACTCTGCGCCATCATGTTCTAAATGTGATAGCGAAACCGCGAAGGATGGTTCAAATGAGTACTTAACCTCTGAAGTCGAGGAAGCATTTGAACAGTTAGGAGTGCCTGTCAGGGAGGGGGCTGAAGTCGCCGTTGATGCGATTTTTGATTCTGTTTCTGTGACAACGACGTATCAAGACGAGTTAAAAAAGCAGGGCATTATATTTTGTTCATTCAGCGAAGCTATTCATGCCTACCCTGAACTCGTCCGACAATATTTAGGGTCAGTTGTCCCTGCAGAAGATAACTTCTTTGCCGCTTTAAATGCCGCCGTTGCTTCTGATGGCACCTTTGTCTACATACCTAAGGGTGTTAGATGTCCAAGAGAGTTATCGACCTATTTTCGAATTAACCAAGCGAAAACGGGTCAGTTTGAGAGGACTATTCTGGTTGCAGATGAAGACTCATATGTCAGTTATATCGAAGGCTGTTCAGCGCCAATGCGCGATACATACCAACTTCATGCTGCTGTCGTTGAAGTGATAATCCACAAGCGTGCGGAAGTGAAATATTCAACGGTGCAAAATTGGTTCTCTGGTGATGAAGAGAGCGAAGGTGGGATCCTGAATTTCGTAACTAAGCGTGCTGTATGTGAAGGTGAGTACAGCAAAATGTCTTGGACGCAGTCGGAAACAGGCTCTGCGATTACATGGAAATACCCTAGCGTTATCTTAAAAGGCGATCATTCGGTCGGAGAGTTTTTCTCGGTTGCATTAACCAATGGTATTCAACAAGCCGATACCGGCACCAAAATGATCCATATTGGTAAAAACACGCGTTCGACCATTATCTCTAAAGGTATTTCCGCAGGGAAAAGTGAGAACAGTTACCGTGGGCTAGTAAAAGTATTACCGACAGCCGAGGGGGCTCGTAATTTCACCCAGTGTGATTCCATGCTGATTGGCACCCAGTGTGGTGCTCATACCTTCCCTTATGTAGAAGTCAAAAACCCAACAGCCCAAGTTGAACATGAAGCGACCACCTCGAGAATTGGGGAAGATCAGCTGTTTTATTGTGTTCAAAGAGGAATCAGTGAAGATGATGCTATCTCAATGATTGTTAATGGTTTTTGTAAAGACGTTTTTTCAGAATTACCGCTTGAATTTGCAGTTGAAGCTCAGAAGTTGCTCTCAATTAGCCTTGAACATAGCGTGGGGTAA
- the sufC gene encoding Fe-S cluster assembly ATPase SufC, giving the protein MLQIKDLHVSVEEKLILQGINLEVKPGEVHAIMGPNGSGKSTLSSTLAGKDEYQVEQGSIVFKDKNLIDLDPEERAGEGIFLAFQYPVEIPGVSNKLFLKTALNGIREYRGQEDIDRFDFEDLLEEKAQLLKMPADLLHRSVNEGFSGGEKKRNDILQMAVLSPDLCILDETDSGLDIDALKAVSAGVNALRNDQRSFIVVTHYQRILDYIQPDYVHVLYNGKIVKSGDHTLAKELEDKGYGWITGEE; this is encoded by the coding sequence ATGCTACAAATCAAAGATCTACATGTCAGCGTTGAAGAAAAGCTGATCCTTCAGGGGATTAACCTCGAGGTTAAACCTGGAGAAGTACACGCCATTATGGGACCAAACGGGTCTGGTAAGAGTACGTTGTCATCGACATTAGCAGGCAAAGATGAATATCAGGTTGAGCAAGGATCGATTGTTTTTAAAGACAAAAACCTAATCGACTTAGACCCCGAAGAACGTGCAGGAGAAGGGATTTTTCTTGCCTTTCAATACCCAGTGGAGATCCCTGGGGTAAGCAATAAGTTGTTTCTAAAGACTGCTTTAAATGGCATTCGAGAATATCGTGGGCAAGAAGATATTGATCGATTCGACTTTGAAGATTTGCTGGAAGAGAAAGCGCAGTTGCTGAAAATGCCAGCCGACTTATTACATCGCTCTGTTAATGAAGGTTTCTCAGGTGGTGAGAAGAAACGTAACGACATATTGCAAATGGCGGTCTTATCACCTGACTTGTGTATTTTAGATGAAACAGATTCAGGCTTAGATATTGATGCACTTAAAGCGGTGTCTGCTGGGGTTAACGCGCTAAGGAATGACCAGCGTTCATTCATTGTAGTAACACACTATCAACGCATTTTAGATTACATCCAACCTGATTATGTTCATGTGCTTTATAACGGGAAGATCGTGAAATCTGGTGACCATACTTTAGCGAAAGAATTGGAGGACAAAGGCTATGGTTGGATCACCGGTGAAGAATAA
- the sufD gene encoding Fe-S cluster assembly protein SufD — protein sequence MVGSPVKNNQETGAIDNFSEMVQPESWQRNQWKKALNLGFPKNKDENWKYTSLSSFNTLEIQKAAHQSIENIDFEGLCLNIDCYRIVFLDGRLLVRCSDWIPKVTVTPLQNLTGVEAYELSKSVHPDAFTYLTDAIATAGVLIEIESRCVVEKPIYLFHISSGNTGDSCSYRHHLELGYLSECEVIEHHVSLDQGGGVTFSRMTSYVGEGGHMRHTKLIEESTQQHHFGHNDITLQRNASAYSHCFMLSASLCRHQTSCDLQGENGFVEMNSLSMPQDQQTFDSRTYLKHFAPHCQSEQLHKTIARDKSNGVFDGMIYVTPDALKTDGQMDSHNLLLSNNAQVNCKPQLEIYADDVKCSHGATTGQLDTKQIDYMRARGISKSKAKKMLIFAFASQVALKVRHTGVKDFVLDKLENSFAQGEHNE from the coding sequence ATGGTTGGATCACCGGTGAAGAATAACCAAGAGACTGGTGCCATAGATAACTTTTCGGAGATGGTTCAGCCTGAATCTTGGCAGCGAAATCAGTGGAAAAAAGCCCTAAACTTGGGTTTCCCTAAGAACAAAGATGAAAATTGGAAATATACTTCCCTGTCTTCATTTAATACCCTAGAAATCCAAAAAGCGGCTCATCAATCAATAGAGAATATTGATTTTGAAGGGCTTTGCTTAAACATCGACTGCTATCGAATTGTATTTTTGGACGGAAGGTTATTAGTTCGTTGTTCCGATTGGATTCCGAAGGTGACGGTCACGCCGTTGCAAAATCTTACAGGCGTCGAAGCTTACGAACTGTCGAAATCAGTTCACCCAGATGCATTTACTTATCTAACGGATGCTATCGCAACAGCGGGAGTATTAATCGAGATTGAATCACGTTGTGTAGTAGAAAAGCCTATTTATCTATTTCATATCAGTAGTGGGAATACGGGAGACTCATGCAGTTATCGTCATCATTTGGAGTTGGGTTATTTATCTGAATGTGAAGTCATCGAGCATCACGTTTCATTAGATCAAGGTGGTGGTGTGACCTTCTCTCGAATGACGAGCTATGTCGGTGAAGGTGGGCATATGCGTCACACTAAGTTGATTGAAGAATCAACCCAACAGCATCACTTTGGTCACAATGATATTACGCTACAGCGCAATGCAAGTGCTTATTCTCATTGCTTTATGTTATCGGCTTCATTATGCCGTCATCAAACAAGTTGCGATTTGCAAGGTGAGAATGGCTTTGTCGAAATGAACAGTTTATCTATGCCTCAAGATCAACAAACGTTTGATAGTCGGACGTATTTGAAACACTTCGCGCCACATTGCCAAAGTGAACAATTGCATAAAACGATCGCCCGAGATAAATCGAATGGGGTGTTTGATGGAATGATATATGTGACGCCTGATGCGCTAAAAACAGATGGTCAAATGGATAGCCACAATTTGCTGCTAAGCAATAATGCGCAAGTGAATTGTAAGCCCCAATTAGAGATTTATGCGGATGACGTGAAGTGTAGCCACGGTGCGACGACTGGTCAGTTAGATACTAAGCAGATTGATTACATGCGCGCCCGAGGAATCAGCAAATCTAAAGCAAAGAAAATGCTGATTTTTGCTTTTGCTTCTCAAGTGGCACTTAAGGTTCGCCATACAGGAGTTAAAGACTTTGTACTGGATAAGTTAGAAAATTCATTCGCCCAAGGAGAACATAATGAGTGA